The following proteins are encoded in a genomic region of Magallana gigas chromosome 1, xbMagGiga1.1, whole genome shotgun sequence:
- the LOC136274515 gene encoding uncharacterized protein, which yields MTQSPHIMDTASSGYRVHLCSECPGDTAYYCVSCPCDLCPQCKENHVKDLQTIDHDVVSHRDKIHYIPTQEICVRHPSHVYTKYCELCQVPVCDFWFGHKSHKLPVRSFLFGKKKHKIQDLQKAYKTKRQQHRGTIHTIRSEALFYRPVLLTGIKADFKTCHTELSRLQSEMLTKAQTLKEFIDYVLYDLLNYVFCDFDFKHRCKKQKIEMIRHIVRLRRYEHRYVQPAFTFSALQFLSFTKTALRKDTKTALPQIHLTLHTSQLSMTESLNKEDVMESLSAIQITERGNRRVGNQCLLKLTSGAELHQSLTVTGVDRCNHISCVTSDRVWVSGINNLMLTDTTGVPLHRVEDSCSHIFGLHTVNSESELIYIDEDYNINKLSKDMKTTTTFIERTGSTWWPLCVYWSPSTGDLLVGMYSDDTNTAKVTRYNQSGQLTQTIQNNTGRGLYSVPNYITENNNGDVVVSDFPSGAVVVTERGGRHRFSYTGPPSGSGLMPCGICTDALSHILVCDAITVQMINKDGQFLSHLLTKSQEMGVPFSLSYDVNTHCLWVGSVDKKVCVYRYITRQDALTDEHRPRPDVDTRGTTPHQNTAHRMQQLVETQLNENVCPDDDAMSSSTQAI from the exons ATGACCCAGAGCCCTCACATCATGGACACAGCAAGCTCCGGATACCGTGTACATCTGTGTTCTGAGTGTCCGGGGGACACAGCGTACTattgtgtatcgtgtccatgtgatctgtgtccccagtgtaaagagaaccatgtaaaagatctccaaacaatagaccatgatgttgtgtcacaccgtgataaaatccactacatcccaacacaagagatctgtgtgagacatccTAGCCATGTTTATACAAAGTACTGTGAACTTTGTCAAGTTCCTGTGTGTGATTTTTGGTTTGGACATAAATCACACAAACTCCCTGTCAGAAGTTTtctctttggaaaaaaaaagcaCAAAATTCAGGATCTGCAAAAAGCTTATAAAACAAagcgacaacaacacagaggaaccattcacaccatcagaagtgaggctctcttttacagacctgttctcctgACAGGAATCAAAGCTGATTTCAAAACCTGTCACACAGAATTATCCCGCCttcaatcagagatgttaacaaaggcccagACACTGAAGGAATTCATTGACTATGTGCTATATGATCTATTGAACTATGTGTTTtgtgactttgatttcaaacacagatgtaaAAAACAGAAGATAGAAATGATCAGACATATTGTCAGACTAAGGAGATATGAACACAGATATGTACAGCCAGCGTTCACATTCAGTGCGCTACAATTCCTCTCATTCACAAAGACAGCCCTCCGTAAAGACACAAAGACAGCCCTCCCCCAGATACATCttacactccacaccagccagctctccatgactgagtcactcaacaaggaggatgtgatggagtcactgagtgcaatccaaatcacagagagaggaaaccgacgcgtaggaaaccagtgtctgctgaaactgacgtctggtgctgagctccatcaatctctcacagtgacaggtgttgATCGTTGtaatcacatttcctgtgtgacatcagaccgggtctgggtcagtggtATAAACAAtctcatgttgacagacacaacaggtgtccctctacatcgtgtggaggattcatgTAGTCATATATttggattacacacagtgaacagtgagagtgaactgatttatatagatgaggattataacatcaacaaactgtcaaaggatatgaaaacaaccaccacatttatagagagaacagGCTCTACATGGTGGCCActgtgtgtgtactggtccccgtccactggggatctactggtcgggatgtataGCGATGATACAAACACAGctaaggtaacccggtacaaccagagtggacaactcacacaaaccatacagaaCAACACAGGGCGGGGACTGTATAGTGTACctaactatataacagagaacaacaatggggatgtcgtggtgtctgactttccgtctggtgctgtagtggtgacagagcgtggaggaagacatcgtttctcctacacaggacctccatcaggatcaggactaATGCCatgtggaatctgtactgacgcgctgtcacacatcctggtgtgtgatgctATAACAGTACAGATGATAAataaggacggtcagttcctgtcacatctactgacaaaATCACAAGAGATGGGTGTACCATtcagcctgagttatgatgtcaacactcactgtctctgggtcggatcagtGGACAAGAaggtgtgtgtctacaggtatatcaccagacaggacgctctgacag ACGAACACAGACCCCGTCCTGATGTTGACACCCGAGGCACGACACCTCATCAAAACACAGCTCATCGAATGCAACAACTTGTCGAAACTCAACTAAACGAAA ATGTTTGTCCTGATGATGACGCCATGTCCAGCTCAACACAAGCCATATAA